A genome region from Chengkuizengella sp. SCS-71B includes the following:
- a CDS encoding MFS transporter, which yields MSDTRNIVLISISRLISELGSVALRFALSLYILDITGSPLMFGFVFGFTYIPGVLVNLFAGVLIDRSNKKKILIAADLLSGITTILFLVLFLVQPANIGLLICYVIILYSFQAVFLLAMNASIPELVSKSRVMAVNSNIQSISTLLSIVGLFVGAFAYGAFGIEMVFLIDGISFILSGIINVFFVFRKKSEEFLQNNTYWESMKEVYQYIKNRNELKYLLGIFLVINFMFVPIVTLVMPFIMREIYEMSEFYIALIEGALGLGLIVGALLVAIKKIGQFVINKIFILFQLLAFMTVLWIFPELPYISISSSLVILLGYMIILTFMGMFNAMANIPMVSYVQIYIPEKMRASFFGIVTTVATMSVPIGLWIYGAVLEMVSWTYLTTISGVTLIIIGFIAHRNQELREFFSREQDDQEDVIEPNSIEVIESN from the coding sequence ATGTCAGATACTAGAAATATCGTTTTAATCAGTATTAGCCGTTTAATATCTGAGTTAGGTTCCGTAGCATTAAGGTTTGCTCTTAGTTTATATATTTTAGATATTACTGGTTCACCTTTAATGTTTGGATTTGTATTTGGATTTACCTATATACCTGGTGTCCTAGTGAATCTCTTTGCAGGAGTGCTTATTGACAGGAGTAATAAGAAAAAAATATTAATAGCTGCGGATCTATTAAGTGGTATAACCACGATATTATTTCTAGTCTTGTTTCTGGTTCAACCAGCTAATATAGGATTATTAATTTGTTATGTTATTATTCTGTACTCATTTCAAGCCGTATTTTTACTAGCTATGAATGCCTCCATCCCCGAACTCGTTTCTAAGAGTCGGGTGATGGCAGTAAATTCCAATATACAGAGTATTAGTACTTTATTGAGTATTGTAGGACTGTTTGTTGGTGCTTTTGCTTATGGTGCTTTCGGAATTGAAATGGTGTTTTTGATAGACGGAATTTCATTTATTTTGTCCGGCATCATCAATGTATTTTTTGTATTTAGGAAAAAATCAGAGGAGTTTTTGCAAAACAATACCTATTGGGAGAGCATGAAAGAGGTATATCAATATATTAAAAATCGCAACGAGTTAAAATATTTACTTGGTATCTTTCTTGTTATTAATTTTATGTTCGTACCAATCGTAACGTTAGTAATGCCATTTATTATGCGTGAAATCTATGAAATGTCTGAATTTTATATAGCTTTAATAGAGGGAGCACTAGGTTTAGGTCTTATCGTTGGGGCATTATTAGTGGCGATCAAAAAAATAGGTCAGTTTGTTATTAACAAAATATTTATACTATTTCAACTATTAGCTTTTATGACAGTGTTATGGATTTTCCCAGAGCTGCCTTATATATCAATCAGCTCTTCATTGGTAATTTTGCTAGGATATATGATTATATTGACATTTATGGGGATGTTTAATGCTATGGCTAACATACCTATGGTGTCATATGTGCAGATATATATTCCAGAGAAAATGAGAGCAAGTTTTTTTGGAATTGTTACAACAGTAGCTACGATGAGTGTACCAATTGGTCTGTGGATATATGGAGCCGTATTAGAGATGGTCAGTTGGACATATTTAACGACAATTTCAGGTGTCACATTAATAATCATTGGTTTTATAGCACATCGGAATCAGGAACTAAGAGAATTTTTTAGTAGAGAGCAGGATGATCAAGAGGATGTCATAGAACCAAACTCCATAGAAGTTATTGAATCTAACTAA